The Oryza sativa Japonica Group chromosome 11, ASM3414082v1 DNA window GATGACAACTTATGTAAGGACTACTATCCAGTGATGTAATAAAGCTGTTTACTTTGATTCTACATTTATTTTGTGTATACCAGCTAGTgtatcctgggactggtactatCTCACAGGTAATGCATAGCACTCCGGTGTGAGTTAGCTGTGTTTATGGCCAACGAATGTCGGGGCGTTACATTAATGAATCTCATGCTAATCAATTCGAATGAATTACAAGAATAAGAATTCAGCTATTCATAGTATCATCATGATCATCACCATAGTACTCTCcaatatcatcatcatgatcAGCACCATAGTCTCTAAATCATCATGAGCAAAACCACCATCTCCATGATTTGATTCATACGCTTTTCTTTTTGAGGAGCTTGATACACCATACATTAAGCTTGATGGTGACTGTCCATTCATAGACAAAATTAACCCATATTATAATGGCAAGTTAACTTCTATAGTACCGTCAATACACAAACATTTAACCGAGATTATAATGAAAGAAATTGGTGATAGAGCACATATATGTTAGTATTTTGCTGCATGAAAAACTGTGATTCATATCATCAACTCATAACATGTATAGACTACAGAAACTGATGGAATCATCAGGGAGCATCCAAGTCAATGGGAACATTTGAATTTGCAAGTATAAAGTTCATTGAAAGCAGTACAAAATTGCAGTGAATTGCTTTGATAGATAATTTCATATTTAGTACAAAATTGCAATGAATTGCTTTGATCGATAATTTCATCATAATTCCTTTATTCCCAGATCTATTTATTTACTATTCTTCTCCCATGATCAGACATGTATAAAGTAAGTGTTCTTTGTCCATTCTTCAGGCTCCTATGGCCTCAGTCAGCATGTTGTATCATCCAAGAAAGCACAGGTTAAATAGCAGGGTTCAGCTCTAAAAGTCATTGTAGAGTTGATAAATTTTAAAAGATTTAGTACGTTGGGTGTACCTAATATTATCAAAATTGCTTTGATTCCTCTAATACTAAGCTTAAAGAATCAAGTTTTATGAGTTAAggttataaaataaataaataaataaataaataaataaatgattgGTTATGACTGTGAGGTTAAATGATTTCGATTGGTATCCTAGGATAGGGTGTTCCATACTTCATATGTAGACAAATCCTTATTTGAGAaggtgaaaaataaaaaagagcaGAATTAACACATACAAGCAAAAGTTGATGTTCTTGTAAGGTCTATTTGTCCAGGTTTCCTTAGGTGTTGATAAATTGAAACCTTCTAAGAGGACACAATGGTTGAAGATTGGAACTCAAAAGAATCTTACCACTAGTTTGTGGGTTTGGAAGCAATCTTTTCCTGGACTTGATAGAATCAACATCATTTGGGCTTATCAAACTATATCCCATTGCAAATCTCCCATGAGGCAGTCCTAGATAACAAGAGAAACTAACCCAAAAAACAACAGGAGAAACTAACTCAAAAAATAGTAGTTTTCTCACAGCAGAGCCCTCTTGCCCCGTCATGTTCCATTCGGTGTTGATGATGCCATGCTCCTGCCTGCCCAGGATCAACTACGTTTTTCGTCTTCTACAAAATTTGTTCAAAAGGCAATAATTATTACAATACTATAATTTTGTTAGCATCAAATTAAAGGCATTCAGGAAAGAAATACTATATGGTACTATAAGATTTTGAAGCACAACTATATTTATTCACTCGCTTAGGGCCTCATACTGTATATACTGTTGAGTCATTGTAACAAAGAAAACGTTGTTTACAGGCAGACTTCAGGATATAATCAAACTAAATAGGAAAGAAAAAGTATAGTTTCAGTATCAACAACACTACTGTGTTGAGCTTAATTGATGGCCAATAAATTAGTTGTAGGAAATTTGTGGTTTTCCATTCACAAAGAGTTAACAAATTCAACATATACAGTTCAACTGTTCAATAGTCCATGTTACATATACTTTGAAAGTCTGAAGGCCATGGCAACTTCTTTTTCAGTCTGAACTCCGTTGCACTTACTGAAGAGTAATTACTCAGTTTGGTAAGAACTATGATATTCAACTCAAGAAAGGATTAGCAGTTAGTAGCACATAACCACATAGTTTGATTCTGTACAGTCCATCATGTCACGTGTTCTGCGTTCCAAAATATGCAGGTGAAAACAGTGCAATCTGAACTAAAACAAAACTTGATTGAGCTATGGTCCTAAGGCTCATGAAGCGCTATGGTCCCATACCATCTCATCCAAATTCAGTTAACTTTAGCTTTTCTTTTAGTTGAGCCACTGCATAAATTTTGTTAGGAAAAATTACTAAAATTCTTGATACAATATGTAATATGTAAACAAGGATCTGTAGGACGAAAATTAAACGAGACCAATTATTGATGCAGGCTTACAAACATTAATAGTTTATTTCTCCTTTTAAAATTCAGTAATAGCATTAGTTTTAACGCTCGTTAAAATTCAGGAAACAAGTACTATATGGTACAATAAGTTTCTAAAGTGCAAATACCTTAATTCATTTGGAATGGCAGAGGTAGTGATCTTCTTTCAATACACCGATTCGTCAAGGAGATTTTccgatgaaaattttcaaaccgCTGGGCACAAATCGTGTAATAAGGCATGCTCAAATTTCTCTTAGTCCACCCCCATCTAATCAGCAGCTAGTTAGAtcccctattttttttttgtttgagttTTGCTGCAGCGCCAAATTCCTAGGCCACCTAGTTAATTTTGTGGTTTGAATTTTGCTGTGATTTTATTCCTAGGCCACCTAGTTTTGTGGTTTGAATTTCGCTGCAACTCTAGATTTGACACAGGTCAACGGCAGACCAGTGTTGGTCAACACTGTCACGTAGATTGCACGTCAGCGAAGCCGCTCTTCAATACcatcaagggagtcaaattgcaccggttttaatattTTAGGGGTCAAAGATATCTGGTTTGGCGGTTAAAGGTCACGCGGATTAGATTCAGGTCACTTTTAAGGAAGTAATATTGGACTTATTCTTATCTACGTTTGCTCGTCTCGTCTGATCATCTCCCATCCACCGTCGCCGCAAGAGAAGGAACACAAGGATGATCTACCACAAGTGGTCGCTGCTCTCCTCCACCGTCCTCATCTGGGGCGGCGTCACTACCGCTGGCCTCACCGGCCTCTTCCTCTTCAACGCCAAGGTTTACCTGCGCAACCCCACTCCCTCCCCCCATCCCCATGTCATCCATCCGTGCTCGCTCCGTTGCGCTTTCCCTCCCTTGCTACATTTGTCTACTTGTTGGATGAGCGTGGATCCGGTGGCTTCATGTGGTGGCTGGGCCGGGCGTTCATGTGCCGACCCCGTTAATAACTCGCTAGGTTTGCGGCggaaattttcttttcttttcttttctttaggaTATTGAGATAATATATGATGCATTTTCTAGTTTCTGATTGTAAGGATGATATAGTTAAGGACAATAATGTGGGTGATTACAGTATCTTTTGGCTCCTGGAATGCTCGACTTCGACTGTTTCTTGTTATTCGGAAGATTGTCGCACACTTGCACCTTCTGATTTTTTGCACACCAAATTGTTCATTTCAATGCTTGCAGGAAGAGTAGTAGTTATCCTTGGTGCATCTCGTACTTCATTGTCATCTTTTAACACTCTTAGCTCGTGACTTCTTATTTCTTTAGGTAATATAAGAATTCTAAACACCAGATTGTTCTatactactacctctgtcctaTAACCTAGTACGGGATATAACATATCCTATTA harbors:
- the LOC112936826 gene encoding succinate dehydrogenase subunit 8B, mitochondrial-like; the protein is MIYHKWSLLSSTVLIWGGVTTAGLTGLFLFNAKEKFQNYLSVEGQRLRQQDGVAMGKN